A window of Dysidea avara chromosome 1, odDysAvar1.4, whole genome shotgun sequence genomic DNA:
AACACTCAGAGCCATCAATTGTGACAAACCATCGTGCACAGCATCGAACACAACGACGATTAATAATGTTACTCTatattacatacagtatgtgacaTCAATATTATATATAACATTATCACTCACCTCCCATGTGATCCTCAATACTGTATGGTCCTCTGCTTTGTTAACCCTGATGGTTGTCAGCACTCCTAGGTTCCTGTTATTTCCGGGACCCAAGTTGGCATATCCCACTTGGCAATGGTTGGGTTTGTATGTATAAGATGGAGGAGGAGTAGCAGGTGTAGTTACCGTGGGATTCCCTATAGCAGCAGCACATTTAGCACATAATATAACATACATTAAGTTGAGCAGTCATTGGTTTTTCAAAAAGTTGATTTTGATTTTTAATTATTATATCCACAAAGCTATTATCTTCCTAAAATACACTTCCAAACAATAGTTATTAGTGATTTGTATTGTTTAGCCTTTGCTAATGTATTGACAATTCTCCTCCCTAGTAAAGTAATGCATTCTGAAGGGGATAAAAGAGGGTTGCAGTATAGCATGACATTGCTAATTATACATTATAAAGCATGTTCATTTTAAAAGGCTTTTGGGTTGCAATCTCTGAAGATTCTCCTACAGTGTTTATATTGCTGTATTCCCACCAACATCTCAGCGCTAGAATTttaatccataacttgacttgtgaataagATACTAGCTTTATACGTGGTCATATTGTACTTCTAACATAGGACTATTGCTTGCTGTAATTTTAAAGTGATTGGTTAAAAGGTGAAGACTTATGATAGTAAAACTTTGATTACTTGTAAACTTTACCATATGGAATACATGATTCTACACTATCCATTACAAAAAATCAGTTAGTTACTTTTTTTGTACTGTCCTGATTTCTCTCAGGTAGTTAGACTTTTCACATATGAGGCGATTCAAAGCAAAATAGTTGACAAGTCAACTAGAGCCATGCATGTAGCCACACAATACAGCATCATCAACTTACTCGGTGGCACCTCCTCTACAATAATCCTTGACTGAGTGTTCCATCCAGTGAAAGCATTATAAATGAACCCATTAAATCCTGGACAGTCCTTCAGGGAGAGTTGAATACGATGCAATCCTACAACAAACTTTATTGATTGCTCAGAATTTATAGGTTGCTGTGCACTGTAATATTTTTACTTTGGAAGCATACAAAGGTATGTTTTTTACTCTATAATGAAAACAGAGCAAAAGGAATTTAAATTCATGTCACGTGACATGcaaaataatttaaaacttCATGTGTAGaattgtacagtatataaaCTAGAGCATAAGCAAATGCACTGAAATTTAAAGTTGGTTCATTTAAGAGCATTCAAACTTGAACATTTGAATCCTGTTGGCAGGCACCATAAAATTAGGTGCACAGCAGCTGCAAGTGCTACAGGACATGACACATGAAACACGTCAAATTGTTTACCGGGAATACTAGTTATGGGTGTCAATTATCAAAGTATTGATAGTTTTTCATTTAAACATTGAAATAAAACTGTGCAGCTTATCATGTGGTAATACCTGATATCAGCCTCTGAGATTGTTATGGAGGTTTCACCATACTAATTAACATGTACATATTGTTAGCCTTTTTCACAATAATAAGCATGTAATAATAGAGTGAGTCATTCCTTGTGTCAAAACATACATGTAGTTAGCCTAGATCAGGTACTGATAGGAAAGACAAACTTGTGGTACATGAGACACTGGATCAGCTCAGCTCAGGTCAGTTATCACTACCACAAGATTATGAATGCAACCATAAAAATCTATCTATACGATATTTATGCATACCTAATTTTCCTATATAGCACTGTTAAATCCTTCTTTATAATGTAAACTAATAGctagtacatgtacatatgtacttacTTACTTATGTGCATTACAGGTTGCAGATAAGTCAACTACAAGAAGGATTTAACAGTGTATGGCATCAGCTACttactatacacacaattatacATACTACTGTAGTTGTGTTCATATAATCCCTTGGTATATGACCTGATGCATTATTTCATGATGTAATACTGTACGAGTTTGTCTTTTTCATCAATGTTTGGTCTACAGTAGGCTAGCTGCATGTTTACACACTGACCAGCACTAATGTTCATTCCACCAGCTTGCTCACACATTCCAGTGAAGTGAGAGTGTCTAACAATCAGGTAACGTTCACCCTGATATACAAGTGCATCCACAGGTCCAGGACTGCTACACTGCTGTCCATCCACAGTAAGGTACCAGTTCATACAGCATACTGTACAGCCAGCAATACGCATGTTACCATCCCAGGTCAGTCTTAACCAAGTGTCATCTCTGTGCTTCATTATGCTGCAATCCTGTGTACCATACACATCATTAACATAACATTTCATCAACTAAGTATTCATCATCAAAATGATTCAAGCATGATGTAATGCACCGTTAGTTTTAAAATGAACCACTAACTGTAGCTGTATACAATGTCATTTGACCACTTACAGCTATCAGGCCATAGTCCTTATCAGAGTTCAAGCTTTGAAAGAAGCACTGGTTCCAGTTGTTATTTTCTGTTTCATTTTCTGAACTACTAGGTGAATCAGTTGATCTTGCTGGATCAGTATTTCCTATAGCAATAATTACATAACAAAATTAGCTAATTACTTATACATCGAATTATATCGTGAACtatttcattacttgtagtaagtgatagtatagctacatatactgGTAAAAGATTTTAGACTTAACACAACAGTTCGCTTAAAACATTCTGAAAAACATAAATCAGCAGAAGAAAATCTAGAAAGATAGCAtgtaagatgaactttgaagcgACTCAAAACGACTATACAAATATGCCTCAAAGTTTAAATAGAAGATATCACAAATCAATATGCATGTAATGCACAGCCTGAACACACGTATAGGCGTATACCTTGCTCTCCTTTAGCACCTTTGCTCCCCTTTAAACCAGGCTCACCAACTGGTCCTTAATGTAATACTATAAATATTGTTGATTTGTGAATGGATAATTAGCACCTCTTAGTCCTACTTCACCAGTGTTAGTCATCCCAGGTGATCCTTCTCTTCCTTTTTGACCTCTGGCACCTTGTTACATAGCACAATGGATTACAAATTATAAAATTTATATATATGGACAAACCTTGATCTCCCTTAACACCTGTAAGACCAGGAAGACCTAATAAACGATTATACTACTATATAGTAAATTATAACCTTCATTactgctagctatataaaacagGATACATCATGCAACTTTAAATGAAACATGGCAGCAACTATAAACGTTTCAAACTGCAGATATAGTGGTTAACTCATTAATAACTTGTGAATATATACTACAATTGGGTTGGATATATACTGTATCCAATGTGACAGACACATCCAATACTGGGCACCAACCTATTAAAGTGACAGTGCGCTGAAGCATCAAGCATACAATGCCAGTGACTAGATTGGTTACAGATACGCTTCTTATACAGTTTATTTCTAATGTTGTGTAATAGgcaaagcatagctgaaaacaaagtgtaatggccacctcccttTCCATTATGTGTAAGAGAGAGTAAACTTTCACTAAGATGTAAACACATACAACTACaattactgtacatacagtggaaccactcttaacaaactccctaattaaggacacaatagaaaaaacctccatgataaggataaaaattttggtcccaacagatcTGGTCAATACATTTTTTTCCTCagtctgaaagaggaaaacctctatattacggCAAAAAGtaaccaaaaattctgggtcctaAAATGTCTGTAATAGAAAGGTTCAACTGTATACATTCCTGTACCTCAGACACATGTGACTATACTGCTTGAAAAAAGATGGAAACAGTAGCGTAGACTAGATAGATTTATGCACTTTTAAAACAATTTCTTCTGAGAATGTATGTTAAATTGGGCTTACATTTTGTACTACTGTAGTCAGTTACATGGGGTAACACTTGTGGGTAGGAGTCTACACACCACTGATCTCCTATAATGTGACTTTAGTGGGGGACTGACACCAACTGGATCCAACATAAATCACttggaatctcaaaatggaatctggaatctcTGATAAAATGAAATCTCAATGATTGTTCTTAAGTCTGAttccagtctgacaaaaccgggcttatcgcccatgtcagcatattcgatttttcacccaggacacacagctacatgaataaactatctaattccacatttagaCTTgaatggtctgcttttgctggctgcttttcccaagcccagtggcaatccgtacgtgtggtgtggggccttactGGAGcactggtcagcctgggaatgactgtatgtggctgtacagctctgtggtgttgaataagtatctctgctgtgaatttcctttcattttagccagttttgagacctcagtgGCTCAAaacgtggcctaattcatcccctggccttccttttcaatttttgaacaccatcttgcccgccttccagggcccccgcctcccacccaatttgcagctcgcctgatacagtcaacctcggtttaaaaactatctaaaatggcgggaaacttagttgtcggctacttgcacagtggatgctctggaaggtaaggaattggtgtaaaacttgtgaaaatttggtacacatagcttcaaccattggcgagctacaacacactaaatacttaaaatcggcatttctcgatacttttaaataggcgataagcccggttttgtcagactgggtcacatattaactTGTGTGCTGTGTTGCAATCAGTTTATAGTCTCGTGAGCTCTGTGCACGTGTCTCAACTCATTTGTACACAGGCCTCATCAGTAATCCAGAAGCCAGCCAAGCACATAAAAGTGTCAATATATGTGTAATCGGCTATGTAAATTGCAAAATTTGGAATTGGAATCTTGGCTTGGAATCCGCAATCTTTACAAAAAAATAAGTGATTTTCAGAATCTTACATGCGATTTTTGGGTGGTGTTGGACCCCTCAGACTTTAGCCATTACTGTTCAAAATTTATCATTGGAAGCTGACCCCTAGGCTCTTGCATATGTAACTCACTAGAACAATTGGAAACCTCTTTTGGCTTTGCCCAAACTGTCATTCATGTGAAATGCTTATACGTACAGCTGTACCTTGAGCTCCCTTATCTCCTTTGCTTCCCTCAAAACCAGGTTCACCAAATGGTCCTGGTAGTCCTGTtttaatacaattattattgtTGACATATAAAAGGTAATTAGCACCGCACCAGTGTCACCCTTTAGTCCTTTTTCTCCAGTCATCCCACGTGAACCAACACGTCCTCTTCTACCTCTGGCACCTTATTACATAGCACTACAATGGATTATACGTTATAAAAGTTTGCATGGACAAACCTCGATCTCCCTTTGCCCCTACTGGACCACGATCACCAGGATGACCTATTATAAAAATACATTACCACATCTTGTAAAAGTTAAGTGATTAGTGTAACCAAACTGTAGGATGCAAAGATTACAATTAGACTAGGtgatacacatacacatgagCCTTGCATGTAATATAGATTTTAAAATAATGAGATTGTATGTACTTATTTCTACTGGTAAACTTAGCATTTTGGGATTgtctatgataattattatgatcATGATGTGTGGGAAATATTAATATTTGCTGAAAATTGCTTGTTGTGTCTTGAATGAACTGGTCCATGGCACTATATATCCAGTGCCTTGTGTCCACTGAATAATAGATTCAATATCTCATTTATACCAGAAGACTTGTTGATATAAACTCATAGCCAGCTCATGGCAGCTGGCACAGAACCAGTTATAGTGACTACATCATGCAATTTTGCTTCAGACAACTTACTGTAATGCAAAACCATATTCACATCATTGTGCACCCAGATGCTACATTACACTTACCACAATTGTAGGCTTGATCATAATACTGCCAAGTggaaactgaggctggtttttgaatGACATTCTTGGGCAAGAATGCTGAAATCTCCCTTagccctactatacagtactaccaaaaTGTATAATTTAATAATCGCTGCTACTGGGATTGTAAACGTGGAGAAAGATTTATATATACAATAAGTTGACCTAAAGATGAAGATCTGTATATAGATCATGAAGTGTACATAGATTAAGATCTGTATAAGCAGTTTTTGCATTGTGCCTTATTGTTTTGTAAACATTTGGTTTGATACAATCATTGTTCTTCTGGATTAGAACTTTTACAACCAGTTGAACTAACAACGTGTGTTTACCTGGTTCTCCTCTGAGTCCACGACGTCCATCATCACCTGTTGGCCCAGGTAACCCAATATCACCTTGTGGTCCTGGAGGACCTTCATCTCCCTTTTGACCCTTGGGACCTGGTACACCATCTTTACACTGACATTGATCTCCTGACTGTCTCTTTGTGGTGTCATCATGGTTGTGAAAATTCTATAATAGACCAATGTAACTAAACACAATACAAAAGTTCGCAGTGTTTACTTATGTAATGGATTCATATAAATCCTcaacacacatgtatatatgacctggtctgtgaaaaggggtcttacagCTTTTCCAAACTGTCatgtttgactaatcataactcctcatgttttcagcctatcaccttcatattataCCAAGCCATAACGCTATGTTAGAGGTATAAGGGAACCAAATATaagggtgataccacattcacaagtcaagttacaggttgtcAAGTACAttcaattgaaaaggctataagacccatTTTCGCAGATTGGGTCACATATGCTTTGCTCAGGTTCAGGCATAATTGCAAAGAGTAGTGTTGCATCGATAATTGGTTCAACAATCAGTATTGGGcagatattggctactagctgattaatcggttttgattaaatcaaagcTGATGTTAATCTCTCCACTGCACTGTGTAGTAtgatgatgtgggggaggctagacataagctAGTTGGAATTTTATTAAGTTATGtattgatggtttagtggtgactacaagccatgcccataataaactgtcaggttttaggccatgcccaacagtaaactgaggttttaggtttctatgtagtaccagctacttgtctcagctgtatagcagtagtaaaatgtacttaaaacctgtttaccaagAGCAACTTTTACTTGTGGCCTCTAACTTTatattttagcctagaatgagctgtatatcaaatGCTTATGAcactaatatgagtcatttaGTAATGATGAGTATGAGTGCTAGTGTTATTAGTgcatatcggatcggttatcggtattgactaattctgttgcttaatatcggttatcggaataatcggctattTGGATATTGATGCGACACTAACAAAAGAAACTTAGAAAATCTAAAGGTATTAAGAACCACAAGAAACAAGAGTTGATATTAAATGGAATGTAATAATTGCAGCATAATACAAACTGTACAAGTGTATATCAAgatacacagtagtgtgtcatgcagccaagaatgctggtgtgtatatacacataattGAAATAAgatgcaattttcatgcatgcatagctcttatagctgtccaccagaacacaacaaatttgattaaattcactcCAGTCATTTGTGAGATATCAGCAGCCAAAGTTGAAGTTTTGTTTACAAGGGGTGAAcatggtgaatgctctattagagtaccttatCTACAAATTTTTatttgtttggttttgtttTGCAATTCTGTGGCtgttacttttttttgtttttctaaccatcaaaaggcactgctatgtaGGGATGGGCAATCATCCAATTATCATGATAATTCTGATCATTTTGTTGGCAATAATTGACATTGTCTAATTTTTCATCAACTATTGATAATTGAAATTATCATGTTATAATCAAAGAATTTTCAAAcagaataaaaatatttttgataTTCATTAGTGGACAATAACCATGATAATCGTGTCGGTGATGATGGCTCATGAAAGTAATCATATGGCAGAAATGTcaataccccccccccccccccccccaactttCCACCATACGTATATAGGGTTTGTTCATGATGCAGTGATGACTGGAAGTGCCAAGTCATGTGCACCAAATAAACTAAACTACATACATAACTACTGTATGCTGTTAAAGAAACTACACAAacacagccaagctatgaaaaaatggtgcggcctgtaaaagcctgggtgaaaaagttatgaaatcaaaggtggtggccaagaaatggctgcaatgatgttaatgctaaaaaaatttaataatgcacacagtCATgattaaattttttagcattaacatcattgcagccatttcttggctgccacctttgatttcattaCTTCTTTCACCCGGGCTTTTTACGGCTGCactatttttcacagcttggctgtttttgtgtggatttcatttctttttgtactttataatgccaaaaaaccagcctatggctgactttgaggtttgtttttactcacatttcttcttttctatgcagacacaatgatgatgatgacagacTTATAggtgtatttcattgcatgatttaattcaacatttgata
This region includes:
- the LOC136248185 gene encoding uncharacterized protein, with the protein product MTATSKDSVVVVSLVLALVSLVLLFGVTWYFQSSLDLLQQQVEYDRELLLKLQEHVENFHNHDDTTKRQSGDQCQCKDGVPGPKGQKGDEGPPGPQGDIGLPGPTGDDGRRGLRGEPGHPGDRGPVGAKGDRGARGRRGRVGSRGMTGEKGLKGDTGLPGPFGEPGFEGSKGDKGAQGVKGDQGARGQKGREGSPGMTNTGEVGLRGPVGEPGLKGSKGAKGEQGNTDPARSTDSPSSSENETENNNWNQCFFQSLNSDKDYGLIADCSIMKHRDDTWLRLTWDGNMRIAGCTVCCMNWYLTVDGQQCSSPGPVDALVYQGERYLIVRHSHFTGMCEQAGGMNISAGLHRIQLSLKDCPGFNGFIYNAFTGWNTQSRIIVEEVPPRNPTVTTPATPPPSYTYKPNHCQVGYANLGPGNNRNLGVLTTIRVNKAEDHTVLRITWESNIINRRCVRCCARWFVTIDGSECSFPDKIETMLYSDSNYSIFFPTSITGVCSHAAGAPIGKYT